Proteins from one Candidatus Omnitrophota bacterium genomic window:
- a CDS encoding tyrosine-type recombinase/integrase, translating into MKKVRRSAVVVLDADLLLDVSRFVSDFEAEGALFGFNRIRAYKIIREYAESVGLKYIHPHKFRRSLAIHLLQQGAPIPVISARLGHASVYVTMQMYMKVTPEIQAEMVKHVAWR; encoded by the coding sequence ATGAAAAAAGTCCGGCGTTCCGCCGTCGTCGTCTTAGACGCCGATCTTCTCTTGGACGTAAGCCGGTTTGTTTCCGATTTTGAAGCGGAAGGGGCGCTCTTCGGCTTCAACCGCATTCGGGCGTACAAGATAATACGGGAATACGCCGAAAGCGTAGGCCTGAAATACATTCACCCCCACAAGTTCCGGCGCAGTTTGGCCATTCACCTGCTCCAGCAGGGCGCGCCCATTCCGGTGATCTCCGCCCGGCTGGGTCACGCCTCAGTGTACGTCACCATGCAGATGTACATGAAGGTGACGCCGGAAATACAGGCGGAGATGGTCAAGCACGTGGCGTGGCGGTAA
- a CDS encoding CopG family transcriptional regulator, translated as MSNLNPIQETRINVRIKGPMAAHVEQSIGPQGLYENQSEYIRDLIRHDMENSALNEMTEVLRESNADILAGRVFKSTGNYYEDKKIFAEKEKNGWA; from the coding sequence GTGAGCAATTTGAATCCCATTCAGGAGACGCGCATCAATGTGCGCATTAAAGGTCCGATGGCCGCGCATGTGGAACAAAGCATCGGCCCGCAAGGCTTGTATGAAAACCAAAGCGAATATATCCGCGATTTGATCCGCCATGATATGGAAAATTCTGCCTTGAACGAAATGACCGAAGTTTTGCGAGAAAGCAACGCCGATATTCTTGCCGGCCGCGTTTTTAAATCGACCGGTAACTATTATGAGGATAAAAAGATATTTGCAGAGAAAGAAAAGAACGGCTGGGCTTGA